Genomic DNA from Cloeon dipterum chromosome 3, ieCloDipt1.1, whole genome shotgun sequence:
GATCAACCCTTTCATCTACGCGGTGAGCAACCGGCAGTACCGGCAAGCGTACCGGGCGCTGCTGTGCCCGTGGAAAAGAGTCGGACCGCCGGGCCACACGCAACAGCGGCGCAGCTCGCGCTCCGACTCGCGGAAAACGTGCGTCTCTGAGATGCTGCCGCACTTCAACGCCGCCGCGGATAAAGTCAAAATCCAGTCGGTCGACCTAAACcaaagatgaaaaatcaaagattTAGAGTTTTAGTTTTATCTGTTGATCTCTATGTGTAATCGCAATATATGTTTTTGTGccattcttgaaattaaaagtaggaaaaaaatatctaactTAGAATAAATATCGCAGCTGTTCAGGttatgaaaattgtaaatagatgtaatttgtttttatcatcGACTATATCTTGCAGACCAGAGAcgatttgcaaatattttaaggtaTAGAATATGTAATTTGTGCTTATTATAGCTTATTTGCATAATCAACTATGCACGCCAAATATTAATCATATCAAAAGTACTGCAAGCTTATATATAAGCCTATAATAAACGAAAGCTTTATAccagtgaaaattatttgcttttttattaaaatgataaaaaagtaaaaaagtgaaaatttaaaatattctctcaTTTGTCCGCTCAAGGGATGGATAGGGGTTGGGGGTGAGCACCCTTAAAACCTTTCAGATCATTAGAGGAGGTCAAGCCAAGTCgaatggtgggtagtttttgcatttctgacaaTTAGAGACAGAGATTTGGAGTTAGCAAAACTTGcaataacacaaattttttcgactttttggtattttgcaatctccaaatctcgagttctaagcatcagaattgcaaaaactacccatcgttagactcgtcttgacctcctcTGACcaactgaagggtttagggggtgtCTACTCTCCTGCCCCGgtcgctaaaatatttttaaaactgcggAAAATGCTTTTGAGTACATTTTTACTACAGCAAAATTACCAAGCTGTTGAAAAGGGATTAGAATTAGCACCTCCTAAACACTTTGGCTGTTTAGTGGGGGTTAAGACAAGTCTAACGGgggtattttttgtaattctggtagttagaactcgagatttggaatTGCGAAAGTaacaaaattggaatattttatatttttcgtgttttttgggttttttgcacctctagatctcgggttctaagcatcagaactacaaaaactacccaccattaGACACATCTTAATCTACCCTAAATAGTTAAAGGGTTTAAGGGGCGATAATCCTCCACCCTTCTCAACCcccttggaaaaaatatcgcaGCAAAATGAACTCTAAAGCATTTATCCTTGgggatgatttaaaatattttaacaattagaGGGCGGGATGAAGCACCCCAaaaaccctttagctggttGAGGAAGGTCAATACGAGCTCAACggtgggtatttttttttaattctgttggttagaatccgagatttggcgatttaaacatttgcaaaaattgtaaaattagggtttttcgaaatttaaaattaaatttctcaaaactGAAGCCAAAAtccaccttgaaatttttacaaagggTCACACGGACCCTAAAACCACTTTTTAGGGGCGTttcggaatttttaaaatctaaaaaaaccACCCGACAATTCATTCGATcgggcttgacgagaggaatatAAAGAACACACATTAACTTTCAAATAGCAAcaactgtaaataaattattacactCCAACATTCGCCAAAATgttccataaaaatttataattattttatgtataacCTTTAGGGTTGAAACTGATCTAAGAATTGTATTTCATCACGTTATGTTGACATCGCCAAAGCTGTAGAAGGATTTACCGCATAACTAccgaatatttttgtttcattagaAGCATGCCATGAATTTCCGCTCGAATGCCCTCGGCCTCATTAAATGCAGAGCGGGTGGTGAGGGGGCGCGCACCCACACCTGTCCCACTCCCCCTTCGCAGTCAGCACGCACCCGACCGATACGACCTGCTGGCTTCCTGAGTTACTCGGGACGAAAATGTCGACCATCCGAGTGGTCGACGTCGAGCGGTCGCCGATTCGCGTCATGATGCAGGCCGAGGCTGTGCCGGACCGCACGCTGGCCTGCTTTCCTGTGGCCTTCAGGAACGATGCGTCTCCTTATTCCGGCCAGAAGGACTTTAGCAAAGAGGTGCGCGCGGCGTGCCGCGACATCCACCGCCTACCACGCTTGGCCAAAGTCGTCTTCATCGGCGACTGCGGCGTCGGCAAAACCTGCCTCATCAACAGGtaaatctgaattaatttgttttaaatttaatcgtttgcctaacaataatttttatccctttggtaaaatatttttaaaccctaCTAATTATTCCCAAACTGTACGTCATGTCAAATTCTTCTTATAAAACTTCAAAGAAGCCAAAAACTCCATCCTCCTTCTTAATGTGACTTTCctacccctttcaaccccctgtTAATAACcattttccagattttgcaaGCGAATCTTCGACTGCAATTACAAGATGACGATCGGCGTGGACTTTGAGGTGGAACGTTTCGACATAATTGGAGTTCCATTCAGCCTTCAAATGCAAgtcaaaactttttaaacctgattttatttatttatttatttatttttcgcgcAGGTGGGACACGGCTGGCCAGGAGAGGTTCCGCTCCATCGCCACCTCTTACTACAGGGGAGCCAACGGTGCGCGTTCGCATTCAATTTAACCGAgttgaaatcatttaaaagtCCCGTTTCAGCTCTGGTATTGGTTTTCGACATGACCGACCTTGAAACTCTTAAGAACAGCCGCCAGTGGATGAACGAGGCCATGGCTGCAAACTGGCATGGACCAAAACCACTTGTTTTTCTAGTCGGAACAAAAAAGGACTTGCTATTAAAAACggtaaatacaaataaatacagtttttattcatttctttcGTAAAAGCtgaattattgatttcaaAGTTCGTCCTTGACgtagtttctgagcacaccaatcgattcctgagggtcgaattaggtaaattgggcgtttttctgaccaaaaagtgcaaaaaacttttttcccgccaaaacaatatgaatgcgagaagtgcgcatgcgtcagaactagtttgagcacttgcagacgagactgcctgtacgaatgacttctttgtcagatccagccagctctcacgcatgcgcactactcgcattcatattgttttggcgggaaaaaaagttttttgaactttttggtcagaaaaaacgcccactttacctaattcgaccctcaggaatcgattggtgtgctcggAAACCTCGTCAAAGACGCGGTCTTTTAAGTAggcattcattttcaaaaggaaaCAATAGTCAAGGGTCGTTGACAGCTCTTTTTACTCGCTCCAGATGGGGCATAAAATACGGCTCTCCTGCCATTGTTGTCTTTATTTTAACGTCAAGATAATGTTACAAAGGACAAAATGCAACACACACCACACGTGTAGGGcagatgtgatttttttttgttccgcATTTTAGGAGCCATCTATAAAGTTGGTGGAGGCGAAGGCGGCGCAAATGTCTCGAGAGCTGGGCGCCGAGTTGTGGCTTTTGTCTTCCTGTACAGGTGACAATGTGCTCGACTTCTTCTTCCGATTGGCCGCCCTCAACTTCGACAGATCCATTTCGAGGGAACTCGAAATGATTACCGCCAGGGAGACAAAATTTGGCTTCGATTTAGTCAGTACGTTTGATCCAAAAAGTGCATTGCtggggaaatttaatttatttatttttaattcaggtcCAAAGAGGCTGGAGAAACCAAAGCCGACGACAAGCAGGAGCTCGAACAACTGCTGTTGAATTTGAGAATGTGACCAATTGATTTAAAAGgtgcaagaacaaaataaaataattaagtaggcacgagaaaatttttgtattaattacaACCCtctaaaatcaataaaaatctacCCTAAAAATCCTTTGGCTgtctaggggaggttaagaCGAGTCGAATGAAGTGcggtttttgtaattctgactGTTAGAGCTTGAGatatggcaatttaaaagttggcaaaaaaaatgaaaaatttaattttttggtaatatTGCGAaggccaaatctcgggttctaactatcagaattgtaaaaactacccacagttcgactcatc
This window encodes:
- the LOC135940360 gene encoding ras-related protein Rab-34-like; this translates as MSTIRVVDVERSPIRVMMQAEAVPDRTLACFPVAFRNDASPYSGQKDFSKEVRAACRDIHRLPRLAKVVFIGDCGVGKTCLINRFCKRIFDCNYKMTIGVDFEVERFDIIGVPFSLQMWDTAGQERFRSIATSYYRGANALVLVFDMTDLETLKNSRQWMNEAMAANWHGPKPLVFLVGTKKDLLLKTEPSIKLVEAKAAQMSRELGAELWLLSSCTGDNVLDFFFRLAALNFDRSISRELEMITARETKFGFDLVSPKRLEKPKPTTSRSSNNCC